The nucleotide sequence CGAGGAGGTGCGCGACCCGGGCAACCTCGGCACCATCATCCGCGCGGCCGATGCCGCCGGGGCGGATGCCGTCGTGCTCACGGGGCGCACCGTGGACCCGTACAACCCCAAGGTCGTGCGTGCGACGACAGGGTCGCTCTTCCACGTGCCGGTCGCGGTCGGAGTCGATCTCGCCACAGCCGTCGAGAAGGCGCACGCGGCCCGCGTCCGGGTCGTCGCCGCCGATGTCGGGGGCGGGGACTTCCTCGCCTCGCGCGACGTGCTCGCCGAGCCCACGGCGTGGCTCTTCGGCAACGAGGCGCGCGGTCTTGAGGAAGACGCGCTCGCACTGGCCGACCTGTCGCTGCGGCTCCCGATCTACGGTGCGGCCGAGTCGCTGAACCTGGCCACCGCGGCGAGTGTCTGCCTGTACGAGACCGCCTTCGCCCAGCGGGCCGCAGGCTGAACAGTGCTCGTTCCTGCGCTGTTACAACACGGTAAAGACGCGGCACGCTACTGGCAGTGCGGTCCTCGCCGGTCCTAGGGTGACGGTATGACGACGCCCGATGACAGCACGCCGAAGACGTCGAACATCAACGTCCGTCGCGGCGACCCGCTGGTTCAGATCACCAACGTCCAGAAGCACTATGGCGACTTCCAGGCGCTGAAAGACATCGACCTCACCGTCAACCGCGGCGAGGTCGTCGTCGTGATCGGTCCCTCAGGATCCGGAAAGTCGACCCTGTGCCGCACCATCAACCGGCTCGAGACGATCACGAGCGGCACGATCACCATCGACGGCAAGGAGCTGCCGAAGGAGGGCAAGGGGCTGGCCGCGCTGCGCGCGGACGTCGGGATGGTGTTCCAGTCGTTCAACCTCTTCGCGCACCTGACGATCCTTGACAACGTCACGCTCGGCCCGATCAAGGTCAAGGGCATGAAGAAGGCCGAGGCCGAGGCGCTGGCCAAGCGTCTGCTCGATCGCGTGGGCGTCGGTCATCAGGCAGCGAAGCTGCCGGCCCAGCTG is from Microbacterium sp. LWH3-1.2 and encodes:
- a CDS encoding TrmH family RNA methyltransferase; this encodes MLENPRSPRVRAVAKLTKRSARQETGLFLLEGPQAAREALAYRPDTLVEIFATPSALEKHDDVRDAAKAAGLEVVYTTEAVLDAMADTVTPQGIVAVAHQSPTSLRDVFAASPRLVAICEEVRDPGNLGTIIRAADAAGADAVVLTGRTVDPYNPKVVRATTGSLFHVPVAVGVDLATAVEKAHAARVRVVAADVGGGDFLASRDVLAEPTAWLFGNEARGLEEDALALADLSLRLPIYGAAESLNLATAASVCLYETAFAQRAAG
- a CDS encoding amino acid ABC transporter ATP-binding protein, giving the protein MTTPDDSTPKTSNINVRRGDPLVQITNVQKHYGDFQALKDIDLTVNRGEVVVVIGPSGSGKSTLCRTINRLETITSGTITIDGKELPKEGKGLAALRADVGMVFQSFNLFAHLTILDNVTLGPIKVKGMKKAEAEALAKRLLDRVGVGHQAAKLPAQLSGGQQQRVAIARALAMEPKVMLFDEPTSALDPEMINEVLDVMVGLAQDGMTMIVVTHEMGFARKAADRVVFMADGQIVEESTPEEFFTHPRSDRAKDFLSKLLTH